In the Desulfuromonas sp. DDH964 genome, TGCTGTTGCAACAGTTCGATCGGCGCCGCAGCGGCCGCCCTTTACAGTGGCGCTGCAGAGCTCCCCCCACCGAGGACCTGGTAGAGGGTGACCTGGTTGGCGAGCAGGGCGAGGCGCACCCCGATCAGGTTCTGCCGGGCGCTGTAGAGGGAGCGATGGGCATCGAGAACATTGAGGTAGCTGTCGATCCCCCTGGCATAACGGGCCTGGGAGAGGCGGTAGCTCTCTGCGGTGGCCGCGGTAAGAGCCTGCTGCGCCGCCGCCTGCTCGCCGATGGTGGCCCGAACGGCGAGGGCGTCCGCCACCTCGCGGAAAGCGACCTGGATCGCCTGCTCGTAGCGGGCTACGGCAAGCTGCTGGTCGACCTTCGCTACCGCGAGGTTGGCGCGGTTGGCGCCGGCGTTGAAGAGTGGCAGGGTCAGGCGCGGCGCGAAGTTCCAGGCGAGGGAGCCGGCGCCGAACAGCCCGGAGAGCTGGTCGCTGCCGGTACCGATGGAGGAGACCAGCTCGATACGCGGGAAGAAAGCGGCCCGCGCCGCGCCGATGTTGGCGTTGGCCCCCTGCAGCCGATGCTCGGCGGCGCGGATATCGGGCCGCGCCAGCAGCACCGTGGAGGGGAGACCGGGGGCGAGGGTACGGAAAGGGGCCGGGTCGGTGCTGAGCGTCGCCGGCAGCAGGGGTGCTGCCACCCGGGCGCCGACCAGCAGATCGAGACCATTCTCGTCCTGGGCGACCAGGGAGGTGTAGCGGGCGATGTCGACCCGCGCCGCCTCGAGGCTCGATCTGGCCTGGTTGAGATCGAGGGCAGAGGCGACCCCGGCCTGGAAGCGGCGCTCGATCAAATGGTAGGAGGCCTGCTGGTTTTCCAGGGTCTCCCGGGCGAGCTGCAGCCCCTCGCGATCGGCGGCGAGGTTCAGGTAGGCGCGGGCAACGCTGGCGACCAGGCTGATCTCGACGCTGCGCCGGGCCTCGCTGGTGGCGAGATATTCCTCCAGCGCCTGCTCCTTGAGGCTGCGCACCCGGCCGAAGAGGTCGAGCTCAAAGGCGCTGACGCCGAGACCGACGCTGTACTGGCGGACGATCTCACCGTCACCGCTGGCGGAGAGGTCGGCGGGGATGCGCTGGACGCTGCCGGCGGCGCTGCCGTCCAGGGCCGGCAGCAGGTCGGCACGGCGGATCCGGTACTCGGCCTGGGCCCGCTCCATGTTGAGCAGGGCGAGGCGCAGGTCGCGGTTCTTCTCCAGTGCCGTGGCAATGACCGCGCGCAGCTGCGGATCGAGGAAGAAGTCCTGCCAGGGGATCTCCGCAACGGCCGCGCCGGCGGTCGCTGGCGTTTCCCCCCCCTGGCCCGGCCAGTCAGTGGGGACCGGCGCGGCGGGACGGGAGTAATTGGGGGCCAAGGTCGCGCAGCCGGCCAGCAGCGCGAGCAGAAAGAACAGAAAGAGCGTTTTCCGTTGCATATCAGTGCCCCTCCATCGGCGCGGCGACAGTCTTCTTCTTCCTGGCAAAGAGCCGCGAAATCAGGACGAAAAAGAATGGGATGAAAATCAGGTCGATAAAGGTCGCCGACAACAGGCCGCCGGTGACCGCCGTACCGATGGCGTTCTGGGCCGCCGCACCCGCCCCGTTGGTCAGCGCCAGCGGGAGAGTGCCAAAGAAGAAGGCGAGCGAGGTCATGATGACCGGCCGCAGCCGGATCTTTACCGCCGTCAGGGTGGCTTCGACCAGCTCGTGCCCCTGATTCAGCTGGTCCTTGATGAACTGGATGATCAGGATGGCGTTCTTGGTCGAGAGACCCACCGTGGTGAGCAGGCCAATCTGCAGGTAGATGTCGTCAGGCAGACCTCGCAGGGTTACCGCCGTCACCGCACCGACCAACCCCAGAGGGAGCATCAACAGGTTGACGAAAGGGATGGTCACGCTCTCGTAGAGAGCCGCCACGGCAAGAAAGACCACCAAGAGCGAGATGGCGTAGAGGGCCGGGGCCTGGGCGCCCGCCTTCTTCTCCTCGTAGGAGAGGCCGGTCCACTCGTAGCCAATCCCCGCCGGCAGCTTGGAGACCAGCTGTTCCATCCGGTTCATCGCCTCCCCGGTGCTGATGCCGGGCGCCGCCTGTCCCATGATCTCCACCGAGGGAATGCCATTGTAGCGTTCCAGGCGCGGCGAACCGAACTGCCAGTGGGCGGTGGAAAACGCCGAGAAAGGAACCATCGCCCCCTGGTCGTTGCGGACGTACCAGCGGTTAATGTCCTCCGGCAGCATCCGGAACTGGGGATCAGCCTGGACAAAGACCTTCTTGACCCGGCCGTTCTGGATGAAGTCGTTGACGTAGCTGCTCCCCCAGGCCGTGGAGAGAACGCTGTTAATGTCCCCGATCGCCACCCCCTGAGCGCCAGCCCGGGCGTCGTCGATGTCGAGCTTGAACTCCGGGGTGTCGTTCTGGCCGTTGGGACGTACCGCAACCAGGTTGGGATCCTGCATCGCCATACCGAGGAGCTGGTTGCGCGCTGCCATCAGCTGGTCATGGCCGAGCCCACCGCGATCCTGGAGTTCCAGGTCGAACCCGTTGGCGACCCCGAGCTCCAACACCGCCGGCGGCGAAAAAGCGAACGCGAGGCCGTCGCGAATGTGGGAGAAGGCCTGCATGGCCCGGCCGGCGATGGCGTCGGCCTGCAGCGCAGGTTCCTGCCGCACCTTCCAGTCCTTGAGCTTGACGAAGGCCAGTCCCATGTTCTGGCCACGGCCGGCGAAGCTGAAGCCGGCCACGGTGATGACCCCCTCGACGGCCTGCTTCTCGTCCTCGAGAAAGTGTTTCTCCATCTGTTGGAGAACTTTGATCGTTCGATCCTGGGTCGCTCCGGCCGGCAATTGGGCCTGACAGATGAGAAAGCCCTGGTCCTCGCTCGGGAGGAAAGAGGTCGGCAGCTTGAGAAAGAAGTGGACCATGACGGCAACGATGCAGCCGTAGATCAGCAAATAGCGCAGCGGCTTGCGGAACGAGTGGCCGACGATCCGCTCGTAATTGTGGCGGCAGAATTCGAAGGCCCGGTTGAAATAGCGGAAGAACCAGGGGAACCAGCCGCTTTCACCGGCCTGATGTCCCTTGGGGATCGGCTTCAGGATGGTTGCGCACAGCGCCGGGGTGAGGATCATCGCTACCAACACCGAGAGGATCATGGCGGAGATGATGGTGATGGAGAACTGGCGGTAGATGACGCCGGTCGAACCGCCGAAAAAGGCCATGGGGAGGAAAACCGCCGTCAGCACGGTAGCGATCCCCCACAGGGCTCCGGTGATCTGCCCCATCGACTTGATCGTCGCGTCATGGGGCGAGAGCCCCTCCTCGGACATGATCCGCTCGACGTTCTCTACCACAACGATGGCGTCGTCGACCAGCAGGCCGATGACGATGACCAGGGCGAACATGGTCAGGGTGTTGATGGAGAAACCGGCGACCGAAAGCGCCCCCATCGTCCCGAGCAGCACCACCGGCACGGCGATAGTCGGAATCAGGGTGGCGCGGATATTCTGCAAAAAGAGGAACATGATGACGAAGACCAGGCAGATCGCCTCGATCAGCGTCCGAACCACCTCTTCGATGGAGATTTTGACGAAGGGTGTGGAGTCGTAGGGATAGACCACCTTCAGCCCGGCCGGAAAGTACTTCTCCAGTTCGGCCATCTTGGCCTTGATCCGGGTCCCGGTCTCCAGGGCGTTGGCGCCCGAAGCGAGACGGACCGCCATCCCGCCCAGCGGCTTGCCGTTGTAGAAGGCCTGGATCTGGTAGTCTTCGGTACCGATCTTGGTGGTTGCCACATCCTTCAGCCGCACCGTCGAGCCGTCAGGGTTAGTGCGCAGGATGATGGCGTCGAACTCTTCCGGCGTGTGCAGCAGGGTGCGGGCGGTGACGGTGGCGTTGAGCTGCTGTCCCTGCTCGGCCGGCAGGCCGCCGAACTGACCGGCCGAGACCTGGGCGTTCTGGGCCTGCAACGCCGCCACCACGTCGCTGGTGGTCAGGTGATAGTTGTAGAGCCTGGCCGGATCGAGCCAGACCCGCATAGCGTTCTGGGTGCCGAAAACCTGAAGTTCGCCGACGCCATCCAGGCGACTGATGATGTCCTGGACGTTGGAGACCATGAAGTCGGTGATGGCGTTGCGATCCATCGAGCCGTTTTCCGAGACCAGGCCGACGATCAGCAGGAAGTTGCGGGTCGATTTGACCACCTGAATTCCCTGCCGCTGGACGATCTGCGGCAACAACGGCACCGCCAGTTGCAGCTTGTTCTGGGTCTGGACCTGGGCGATATTGGGGTCGGTGCCGGCCTTGAAGGTCAGGGTGATGGCGACCGTTCCCGAGGAGTCGCTGGTCGAGGACATGTAGAGCAGGTTGTCGATACCGTTGAGCTTCTGTTCGATCACCTGGGTGACGGTGTCCTGGACGGTCTGTGCCGAAGCGCCTGGATAGACGGCGCGAATGGCGATCTGCGGCGGCGCGATCGGCGGATACTGGGAGACCGGCAGGGTCTTGACCGCCAGCAGGCCGGCCAGCATGACGCCAATGGCAATCACCCAGGCAAAGATCGGGCGATTGATAAAAAATTTCGGCATGACGGGGCTCCTCTACTTCGCTGCGGCCGGCTGCGCTGCAGCGGCAGGGGTACCGAAAGGAACAGGCTTGACCACCGTCCCCGGCCGGGCCCGTTGCAGCCCCTCCAGGATGACGCGGTCGCCGGGCTTTAGTCCACCCGCGACGAGCCAGTAGTCACCGACCGTGCGTGCAACCTGAATCACCCGTTGCTCGACCTTATCGTCGGCACCGACCAGCATCACCACCGCGTTCCCTTCCGGATTGCGGGTCACGCCCCGCTGCGGCACCAGGATGGCATTTTCGTTGACCCCCTCTTCGAGAAGAGCGCGCACGTACATCCCGGGCAACAGGAGCTGTTTCGGATTGGGGAAGAGGGTACGCAGGGTGACCGAGCCGGTACTCGGGTCGACGGTAACGTCGGAAAACTTGAGGACCCCCGTCTGGTCGTAATCCGTCCCATCCTCGAAGACGAGCCGTACCTTGGCCTGGCCGGCCGCCCCCTTGAGGGCGCCGCTGGCCAGTTCCCGCTTTAGCTGCAGCAGCTCGGCGCTCGACTGGGTGACATCCACGTAGGCCGGATCGAGCGCCTGGATTGTCGCCAGCGGGGTGGCCTGACTGGCCGTCACCAAGGCGCCGGTGGTAACCAGAGAGCGGCCGATGCGGCCGCTGATCGGAGCCTTGACGGTTGTGTAACCGAGGTTGATGCGCGCTGTATCTACCGCTGCCTGAGCCACTTGGACGTCGGCTTCGGCCTGCTTGATGGCGGCTGTAACGTCGTCCGATTCCTGCTTGCTCACCGCGTCGATCTTGACCAGCCCGGCATAGCGCTCAGCCTTGAGGCGCGCCGGTTCGACGTTCGCCTCCGCCCGGGCGAGAGCCGCCTGGGCGCTGGCATAGGCAGCCTGGTAGGTGGCCGGATCGATCTGGTAGAGCACATCGCCGGCCTTCACCTCGCCCCCCTCGGTGAAGAGGCGCTTCTGGATAATCCCTCCCACCTGGGGGCGCACCTCGGCAATCAACCGCGCCGAAACCCGGCCGGCAAGTTCCCTGGTAAGGGTCACCGGCTGCGTCTTCATCACCGCGACTCCTACCTCAGGCGGCGGCGCCTGGGAAGGAGGAGCGGCTACCGACGGCTGGTCGCAGCCGGCAATCGTCAAGCCGGCCACGAGCAGCCCGGCAAACAGGATTTTTCTGAGTGTGCACACGTTTCGCATAACAACCTCTGGCATGAAGTGGAAATAGGGCTTCGTCCCGGCGCGAGCCGGAACGGTTCTCAACCAAGGTGACCTTTCGGGACTATCTTCGGACTCCGTCCCAGCAGGCCGCAGTGATCCGGGCGATGAGGTCTTCGTCCAGGGCGATGAACCCCAAAATATGGTCCCGGGCGACGGCCAGCAGTGGACCGAAAGCCAGGGCGAACAGGGAAGCCAGCGGCAGGTCCTTCATCACCTGCTGCGCGATGGCCTCGGCAAAAAGCTGCTGATAGACCCCGCAATTCCCCTTCTTTCCCAGCAGTTTGTCCCGCCGGAATTCGACCCCGTAGGGGGAGTTGTGAAACTGTTCCAGGTAACGGAAATCGAGGGGGTGGTCGATAAAGTACTTGAGCCAGGCCGAGCCGAGGTGAATGAACCGCTCGCGGATCGGCTTGTCGGTCGCATAGCCCACCATCAAGACCGGACGAATCCGGGATTCGAGCTCCTGATAGAGGACGTTGATGAGGACATCCTTGTTCTCGAAATAGCGGTAGATGGTCCCCGCCCCGACCCCGGCCCGCTCGGCAATCATCGCCATCGGCGCGCCGTGAAAGCCGTTTTCGGCGATCAGTTCGAGGGCGGCGTGGAGGATCTCTTCCCGCTTGTCGGTTCTGGTCATGCGGTTCTCCTCGTTGCGGAATGAACGTTCATTCTTCTAGCACGGGGAGTTCCGCACGGGCAAGTGTTTTTTCGGCCCGCTAGTCGATTTCGATGGCGCCGATATCGGCGAGGGGGCGACCGGGATCGCAGGATCTTGCTCAGATCAACTTGCCGTTGGCGGGTTTCGGCGCCGGCAGCCGTGGGGCGAGGAAGCGGAAGAGCGTCGGGTAGACGACGCTGGCGAAGAGGGCGGTGAGGACGAGGGCGGCGCTGAGCGGGTCGGAGATCAGCCCCATGCGCTTGCCGAGGGTGCCGGCGACGACGATCATCGACAGGGGGGCCGAGAGGAGGATCGCCATTGCACCCGCCTCGCGAAAGGAGAGGCGCAGGGGACGCACCAGCAGCAGCGGCGAGAGGTTGCTGACCAGGACCATGCCGGTGAGGACGAGGGCGGTGAGGACGATCGGCAGCGAGGTGACGGTCTGCAGGTCGAGCTGGGAGCCGACGCCGATGAAGAAGAAGGGGATCAGAAAGCCGAAGCCGAGGGCATTGAGCTTCTCCTCGAAGCGCCCCATGCTGCGGAAGACCTGGCTGAAGATCATGCCGGCGAGAAACGAGCCGAGGATCGGCTCGGCGCCGGCGGCCGCGGCGAGAATGCCGCCGCCGAAGGCGACCACGACCACTGCCCGCACCCCTTCCTCGACCGGGTCCTGGCTCTCCATCACCTTCGCCACCCGGTCGGGATGCCACCAGGCGAGCAGGTAGAGCAGCCGCAGCACCAGCAGCGCCAGGCCGAAGAGAAGCGCCAGCTTGCCGAGTTCGAGGACCGCCTCCCAGGCCAGACCGTGCTTGTGGTAGGCGTCGATCAGGGTCAGCACCAGGATCGAGAGGAGCTCGCCGGTCAAGGCAACGCCGATGATGTCGCGCCCGAGGGGGGTACGCGAGAGGCCGAGCTCCTTGAGGACCGGGATGGTGATGCCGGCGGAGATCATCGCCACCGCCACGCCGAGGAAAAAGGGCTGGCCGCAGGCGACGAAAATTAGCGGAGTGACCGAGAAGGAGACGACCGAGATCAGCACGTACCAGGGGCTCTTGCCGCTCTTGCGGACGCTGTGCAGGTCGAGCTCCATGCCGGCGATGAACATCAGGTAGATGAAGCCGAGTTCGCGCAGCAGCTGAAACCACTCCGGTCGGCCGTTGATCAGGGTGTTGAAGAGGAAGGCGCCGTAGACGATTTCGAGGGCCGCCGAAGGGAGGCGGAAGCGGCGCGCGAAGAAGGGGATGACGGCGGCGCCGAGGACCACCAGAAAGATGGAGAGCTGTTCGTGTCCCATGGCGCTCCTCAGGCGATCTTTTCGTCCGGCGGCATCAGCAGGGTGGAGATGCCGGCGCGCCGCACCAGGCTCCAGGCAACATCGGGACGCAGCAGGGGAAAGAGGCGCCCTTCGGGGTGCCAGCTGCCGACATCAGCGACCATCAGGTTGTAGTCGCCGAGGGCCGCGCTGATGACCCGTACCGGGTTCCCTTCCAGGTCGACGGCTCCCACCGTGGCACGGTAGACCAGGGCGAGTTCGGTCGCCGCCTTGCGCATCTCCGCTTCGGTCCCGTGCTCCTCCTCCGAGGCGATGTATTCGGAAGGAACGGCAAAGAGCGCATCGATGCGGTAACGAATCCCGGCCGACATCTCCAGGGTTGTCTCCAGGGCGTGCTGGAAACCGACCGGGTCGACCGCCGGCACCGCCACTTTTTCATAGGGAAAGCTGCCGGCCGCAAGGAGGACCGGGCAACCGACGATGCTGGAGAGCTGGCGCAGGCAGCGCTTGCTGAGGTGGTCGCCGAAGAGTTGCAGGCCGCGGCCGAGGGCGCCGTCGCGGGGGAGGATGACGACGCTGGCGTCGCGGCCGAGTTCGCGCACCGCGTCCCGCACCGCGGCGCAAGGTTCGTCGGTACCGGCCGGCTCGCAGCGCAGTTCGCCGACATGCTGGCGGGTCACCAGCCCGCGGAGTTCCTCTTCCAGCGCCTCCCCCGGCCGGGCGCAGACGAAGAGCGCCTTTTCGAGGGGGAAGACGCTGAGCAGGTAGGCGAGCTCCTCCAGGTAGGAAGGGGGCGGCTCGGCCGGGACATAGGCGACCAGGGTGTCGCCGAATTCGAGGGGAAAATGCTCGAAGCGGAAGGTCATCAGGTCGGTGACGGTCTTCAGCACCTTGGGATCGCCGAGCAGCACCACCCGGTCCTTGGCACGCAGCACCGTGTCACCGCTCGGGATGACGATGTTGCCGTCGCGATAGACGATGCCGACCCGCCAGCTGCGGGGATTGAGGGCCGCCAGCGACTTGTTGGCAAGGCGCGAGTGGCCGTGAACCTCGACCTCGAGGATCTCGTTCTTGCCGAGACCGATCCCCTGCACCGTCTTGCTTTTGAACTCGACCCGGTTGCGCAGGAAGGTGGCGCTGGCGGTAAAGATCCCCTCGACCTCGACATCGAGCTTTTCCAGGGTCTTGATGCCACCGCGGGTGATCCCCAGCGCGACCAGGCGCGGAACGTTGAAGTGCTGGCGCAGCACCCGGGCGACCTCGATATTGACATCCTCGGAGGTGGTGGTGATGAGGATGGTGTCGACCTTGCCGGCGCCGGCCTTCTCCAGGAACATGCGGCTGGTGGCGTCCCCCTGGAAGGTTTCGAGCCCCTCGCTGCGCAGCTGCGCGGCGACCTCCAGCAGTTCCGGGCTGGCGTCGACGCAAACCAGATTAATGTGGCGCGAAAGGGTGCGCACCAGCTGCAGGCCGATATCCCCCAGGCCGATGATCATGCATTTACCCGCTGCCATCCGTCCTCCCCGTAGCGGTCCCGGCCGGCTCCGCCCCTTTGACAACTGCCGGCGCCCGGCCCTATACTCCCTGAGTAAAATTCCTACACACTCGGGAGTGGCCATGGATTCGATCAGTGACCCCAAGATCGCCCAGCTGGCGGCCAAGATCGCCAGCTACGGCAAAGAAAACCTGGAAGATATCCTGCACGTTCTGGTCGAGGCCGTCAACCTGATTACGCGCCAGAACCGCTGCCGCGTCTACCTCGAGGACCTCACCAGCGGCAGCCTCGCCTGCACCACCGCCACCGGCCTCCACGCCGAGGCGATCCGCGAACATTCCTTTCCGATCAACAGCAGGGACTACCTGGTATCAAAGGTCTACCTGACCCAGGAGGAGGCCCAGGTCGAGGATGTCCTCACCTTCCCGAGCCGCTTCGCCCGCGAACTCGCCGAGCGTTTCGCCATCCGCGCCAGCTGTCACCTGCCGCTGCTGCACCAGGGGCGCGCGGTCGGCGTCGTCTGCGTCGATAGCGGTCGCCAGGGGCACCTCCCCGGCAGCGCAGAGCGCCGCGCCCTGCGCCACTTCCTCGACAGCACCGCGGCGATCGTCGATGCCGCCCGCAAGTACCACCAGCAGATGGTCCTCGCCCGCCGCGTCGACGAGGCGAAGAAGAAGGAGGCGGCCTTCACCATGGTCAAGTCGGCGGTGCGGCTGATCGACAAGCTCTCCCTCGCCTCGGTGCTGGTACCGGCGCCCCTCGCCACCGGGAGCGGCGAGGAGGGGCTGCGCATCCTCGCCAGCTACTCCAAGGAGAAGGAAGCGCGCCAGCTTTACGAGGACGAACGCCTGATCAGCCTCGCGCCGGGGGAATCGCTGCTGTCGCGCTATGTCAACGCCAGCGGCGTGATCAGCGACGAGACCCTGCTGCAACCCCTCTATATCCCCAACCTCACCAGCGAGCGTCTGCAGAAGCGCTACCTCACCGAGCAGATGGGGATGAAGTCCCTCTACGTCGTCCCCCGCTACGAGCCGCGCACCCGCAGGGTGATCTGCCTTGTCAATTACTATACCCGCACCGCCTACCGTTTCAGCGATTTTGAAAAGGGGCTTTTAGAGGCCCACGCCGAGATGGCGCAGCGGGTGATCCAGGAGATCGGCGACGAGCACATGGAGATCCAGGTCCTCGCCGAGATCAACGACCTGCTGCAGGAGAAGTTCGAGGGAACCCAGCCCTTCCTCTCCCGGGTTTTGGCCAAGGCAGTGGAGCTGATCGGCGCCGACACCGGCAGCATCGCCCTGGTGCGCGAGCAGGAGGGGGAGCGCTGGCTGGTGGTGGAAGAACCCGACGGCCGGCTCGCCGGTGCGAAGAGCAAGGAGTGGCTGAAGAAAAACATCCCGCCGATCCGCATCGGCGGAATGGAACTCCTCCCCGAGGAGCGCAGCCTTACCGGCTACGTCGCCCACACCAAGCGCCCCTGGCTGGTCGCCGACACCGGCGAGGAGAAGCGCAACGGCGGTTTCTACCGGGAGATCACCGAGTCGATCAAGAGCGAGCTGGCGGTGCCGGTGATCTGCGACGACGAGGTGCTCGCCGTAATCTGTCTCGACTCGCAGCGCCCCTGGTACTTCAGCGACGAGCACAAGCGCATCCTGCAGATCATCGAGCAGATGATCTCGCGCCACCTCTCCGATCTGCAGCGCATCGAGAAGCTCACCACCGAGGTGAGCCGGCTGCGCACCGACGTCGGCTACAAGGATCCCAAGATCCACTCCTACAAGCTTGGCAACATCATCGGCAACTCGCAAAAGGCGACGGAGATCGTCGACTTCATCCAGCGCGTCACCCCGCCGATCTTCAACCGCATCGCCATGTGGACCCAGCGCGACCTCTCCGAGGCGACCCTCGGCCTGCCGTCGATCCTGATCACCGGCGCCACCGGCAGCGGCAAGGAGTTCTTCTTCAACAACCTCTACTCGCGCCTCAACGAGATGTACCAGGGGCAGATCAACCCGCGCGGCGAGCTCGCGGTGCAGAAGAGCAACATCGCCGCCTACAGCGGCGAGCTGACCTACTCGGAGCTCTTCGGCCACAAGCGCGGCGCCTTCACCGGCGCCCATACCGACCGCAAGGGGATCCTCGAAGAGGCCCACGGCGGGGTGGTCTTTCTCGACGAGATCGGTGACGCCGACCCCAAGACCCAGGTGCAGCTGCTGCGCTTTCTCGACAATGGCGGTTTCATGCGTCTCGGCGAGAACACCACCCGCTACGCCCGGGTGCTGCTGGTCGCCGCCACCAACCGCGACCTGCGCCAGCTGATCGCCGCCGGCACTTTCCGGGAGGATCTCTACCACCGCCTCTCCGAGCTGACCGTCGAGGTTCCCTCCCTCAACGAGCGGCGCGAGGACATCCCCGATTTGGTGGTGCACTTTCTCGGCAAGCTCTGGAAGGTCTACAAGCGCCCCGAGGAGAGCGACGACGCCGTCCCCGGCATCAGCCGCGGCGCCCAGGCGCTCCTCGCCGCCCACAACTACACCGGCAACATCCGCGAGCTGCGCTCGATCCTGGTGCGGGCGCTCTTCTTCCGCAAGGGGCGCACCATCAGCGAGGAAGACGTGCGCAAGATCCTCGACGCGCTGGTCGCCTCGCCCGCCGCCCCGGAAGGGACCGCCGAGGCGCTGCGCGACCAGCTCGCCGGCGAGCTCTTCGCCACCATCCGCCGTGGCGACGAGGACTTCTGGAGCGGTCTCTACATCCCCTTCACCGAGAGCACCATCTCCCGCGACGTCGTCGCAGCCGTCATCGACCTCGCCCGCGCCGCCGGCGCCACCTCGATGCCGAAGATCGCTCTGCTTCTGCGCGCCTGCGATCCCAAGAGCAGTGATCCGGAACAGCAGAAGATTTTTTACCGCTTCAAGAACTTTCTCTACAAGACGATCCGCATCAAGTAACCGGGCAGCTCTCCCCCCTCAAAAAACGAACAAAGCCGCCCGGGGTCAGCGGGCGGCTTTGTTCGTTAACGGGGCAGCGAAAGCGGGGTCAGTCGGCGCTCACCAGGGCGCCGCTGGCAAGGTCGAGCTTACGGTAGAAGCAGGTCTCGCGGGTCTTGCCGGTCTCGGGACTCCTGGTGTGGCAGGCGCCGCCCCCCTGGGGTTCGACGATGTAGACCAGGGCGTCCTGGTCGCAGTCGGTGCGGATCTCGACGATCTTCAGAAAATCGCCCGAGGTCTCCCCCTTGGTCCAGAGTTCGTTGCGCGAGGTCGACCAGAAGGTCGCCATTCCCTTCTTCAGCGTCGTCGCAAAGGCCTCGGCGTTGACATAGGCGAGCATCAGCACCCGCCCGTCCCTGGCGTCCTGCACCACGGCCGGCACCAGCCCGCCGCGCTTGTCGAAAGCGATGGCGATCTCGCTCCCTTCTTCGAGTTGTTTCTTGTCCATGATCAATCTCCTTCGTATCTGAATCACTTGGGATAAATGGCTATGAAAAATTTCGTCCAACCTGGCCGTGGGACGGAATTTGGCGCCGCCATTCAGAATTTGCGGGGACGCACCATGTCCTGGGTGAAGACCTTGGGCGCCGGGATCGGCACGATGCCATCGACGCCGAGGCGCAGCAGTTTGGGCGCGAGGATGTTGAGCTGGGATTCGCGAATGACCGCCGACACCGAGCGCCAGGCCTCGTCCACCACCGGGCTGACGGTGGGGGAGATCACCGAGGGGAGGATCTTCTCGACCTGGTCGAGAACCCGGGTCGGCACGTCCATGAAGACCATGTAGACCGGCTCGCGCTCGGCCTGCAGGACGGCGTCGATGCAGATGCGGATATCCTCCATCTTCTCCAGCTTGGCGGGGTCGGCAAGGGCGGCACGGTTGGCGAGCAGCTGGGGGTTGGAGGTGAAGAGCTCGGCGACGATGATGTTGCCGTTGGCCTTTAAGGTGGCGCCGGTCTCGGTGATGTCGGTGAAGGCGTCGCACTCCCCCATGTTGACCTTGGCTTCGGTCTTCCCTTCGCTGTGCAGGATCTGCAGCTCCTCGACGCCGAACAGATCCTTCATGCGGCGCCGGGTCAGGTTGGGAAGCTCGGTGGCGATCACCTTGCCGCGGCAGTCGGCGGCACTGGCGATGCCGAGCTCGGGGCGCGAGGCGAGGACCAGGCGCGACGGCTGGTTGGTGTGCTTGGAGAAGATGAAGTCGCCGAGCACCTCCACCTCCTGCTCCATCCCGGCCTCAAAGACGTAGTCCTTGCCGGTGATGCCGCAGTCGACGATGCCGTCGCGCACCTTCTGCGGCATCTCCTTGCGGTCGAGGACGCGAAAGACGACATCCGGGTCATAGGAGGTGGTCAGCTCGTACTGGCGCCCTGCCTTCAGTGGCCGGCCCGATTTTTCCAGCAGCCGCATCACCTGTTCGTTGAGGCTCCCCGACGGGATGCCGAAATAGAGCAGCCCCTCTTTCTTTCCATATGCCATAGTCCCTATCC is a window encoding:
- the hisI gene encoding phosphoribosyl-AMP cyclohydrolase, which encodes MDKKQLEEGSEIAIAFDKRGGLVPAVVQDARDGRVLMLAYVNAEAFATTLKKGMATFWSTSRNELWTKGETSGDFLKIVEIRTDCDQDALVYIVEPQGGGACHTRSPETGKTRETCFYRKLDLASGALVSAD
- a CDS encoding GPMC system transcriptional regulator, with protein sequence MDSISDPKIAQLAAKIASYGKENLEDILHVLVEAVNLITRQNRCRVYLEDLTSGSLACTTATGLHAEAIREHSFPINSRDYLVSKVYLTQEEAQVEDVLTFPSRFARELAERFAIRASCHLPLLHQGRAVGVVCVDSGRQGHLPGSAERRALRHFLDSTAAIVDAARKYHQQMVLARRVDEAKKKEAAFTMVKSAVRLIDKLSLASVLVPAPLATGSGEEGLRILASYSKEKEARQLYEDERLISLAPGESLLSRYVNASGVISDETLLQPLYIPNLTSERLQKRYLTEQMGMKSLYVVPRYEPRTRRVICLVNYYTRTAYRFSDFEKGLLEAHAEMAQRVIQEIGDEHMEIQVLAEINDLLQEKFEGTQPFLSRVLAKAVELIGADTGSIALVREQEGERWLVVEEPDGRLAGAKSKEWLKKNIPPIRIGGMELLPEERSLTGYVAHTKRPWLVADTGEEKRNGGFYREITESIKSELAVPVICDDEVLAVICLDSQRPWYFSDEHKRILQIIEQMISRHLSDLQRIEKLTTEVSRLRTDVGYKDPKIHSYKLGNIIGNSQKATEIVDFIQRVTPPIFNRIAMWTQRDLSEATLGLPSILITGATGSGKEFFFNNLYSRLNEMYQGQINPRGELAVQKSNIAAYSGELTYSELFGHKRGAFTGAHTDRKGILEEAHGGVVFLDEIGDADPKTQVQLLRFLDNGGFMRLGENTTRYARVLLVAATNRDLRQLIAAGTFREDLYHRLSELTVEVPSLNERREDIPDLVVHFLGKLWKVYKRPEESDDAVPGISRGAQALLAAHNYTGNIRELRSILVRALFFRKGRTISEEDVRKILDALVASPAAPEGTAEALRDQLAGELFATIRRGDEDFWSGLYIPFTESTISRDVVAAVIDLARAAGATSMPKIALLLRACDPKSSDPEQQKIFYRFKNFLYKTIRIK
- a CDS encoding potassium channel family protein; this encodes MAAGKCMIIGLGDIGLQLVRTLSRHINLVCVDASPELLEVAAQLRSEGLETFQGDATSRMFLEKAGAGKVDTILITTTSEDVNIEVARVLRQHFNVPRLVALGITRGGIKTLEKLDVEVEGIFTASATFLRNRVEFKSKTVQGIGLGKNEILEVEVHGHSRLANKSLAALNPRSWRVGIVYRDGNIVIPSGDTVLRAKDRVVLLGDPKVLKTVTDLMTFRFEHFPLEFGDTLVAYVPAEPPPSYLEELAYLLSVFPLEKALFVCARPGEALEEELRGLVTRQHVGELRCEPAGTDEPCAAVRDAVRELGRDASVVILPRDGALGRGLQLFGDHLSKRCLRQLSSIVGCPVLLAAGSFPYEKVAVPAVDPVGFQHALETTLEMSAGIRYRIDALFAVPSEYIASEEEHGTEAEMRKAATELALVYRATVGAVDLEGNPVRVISAALGDYNLMVADVGSWHPEGRLFPLLRPDVAWSLVRRAGISTLLMPPDEKIA
- a CDS encoding cation:proton antiporter — translated: MGHEQLSIFLVVLGAAVIPFFARRFRLPSAALEIVYGAFLFNTLINGRPEWFQLLRELGFIYLMFIAGMELDLHSVRKSGKSPWYVLISVVSFSVTPLIFVACGQPFFLGVAVAMISAGITIPVLKELGLSRTPLGRDIIGVALTGELLSILVLTLIDAYHKHGLAWEAVLELGKLALLFGLALLVLRLLYLLAWWHPDRVAKVMESQDPVEEGVRAVVVVAFGGGILAAAAGAEPILGSFLAGMIFSQVFRSMGRFEEKLNALGFGFLIPFFFIGVGSQLDLQTVTSLPIVLTALVLTGMVLVSNLSPLLLVRPLRLSFREAGAMAILLSAPLSMIVVAGTLGKRMGLISDPLSAALVLTALFASVVYPTLFRFLAPRLPAPKPANGKLI